A genomic window from Gossypium hirsutum isolate 1008001.06 chromosome D10, Gossypium_hirsutum_v2.1, whole genome shotgun sequence includes:
- the LOC107934420 gene encoding serine/arginine-rich SC35-like splicing factor SCL30 isoform X1, with the protein MRRYSPQYHSPPRRGYGGRERDFPRRGYGGGGSGYGRREQSHGSLLVRNIPLDCRPEELRIPFERFGLVRDVYIPKDYYTGQPRGFAFVQFVDSYDASEAQRRMNGKIFAGREISVVVAAETRKRPEEMRHKSRARGPSGYGGRSSYYGRSRSRSPSRMRSPHHPSSSRGRYRSRSYSPAPRRRGNYSVSPGRRHEEQPRSPVGPPQERDGDYSHRSYSPGYENADGNGYGEKSAIEPENSRAAWRRSPCRSSRSPGRYSRSPSGSRSRSADLHVGIADK; encoded by the exons ATGAGGAGATACAGTCCCCAATACCATAGTCCTCCAAGGAGAGGCTATGGTGGTAGAGAAAGAGATTTTCCTAGAAGGGGATACGGCGGTGGTGGCAGCGGTTATGGCAGGAGGGAACAGAGTCATGGAAGTCTTTTGGTTAGAAACATTCCTTTGGATTGCAG ACCCGAAGAACTTCGAATCCCTTTCGAGAGATTTGGGCTCGTTAGGGATGTTTATATCCCTAAAGACTACTACACAGG ACAACCTCGAGGGTTTGCATTTGTGCAGTTTGTGGATTCTTATGATGCTTCTGAAGCTCAACGTCGCATGAATGGGAAAATATTTGCTGGGAGAGAGATATCGGTGGTTGTGGCTGCAGAGACAAGGAAAAGGCCTGAGGAAATGCGCCATAAATCTAGGGCTAG AGGACCATCAGGCTATGGGGGACGATCATCTTACTATG GGCGTTCTCGGTCTCGTTCACCATCCCGTATGCGTTCTCCTCACCATCCTTCGAGTTCTAGAGGCCGCTACCGTTCGAG GTCTTACTCACCTGCTCCAAGACGACGAGGAAACTATTCTGTTTCACCAGGTAGACGGCATGAAGAACAGCCAAGGTCTCCAGTAGGTCCTCCGCAAGAACGAGATGGTGATTACAGTCACAGATCATATTCTCCAGGATATGAAAATGCCGATGGAAATGGTTATGGCGA GAAATCCGCAATTGAGCCCGAGAACTCTCGGGCTGCATGGAGGCGATCTCCATGTAGATCATCAAGGTCTCCAGGTAGATATTCAAGGTCTCCTTCTGGGTCTAGATCGAGATCTGCTGACCTTCACGTAGGCATAGCAGACAAGTAG
- the LOC107934420 gene encoding serine/arginine-rich SC35-like splicing factor SCL30 isoform X2, translated as MRRYSPQYHSPPRRGYGGRERDFPRRGYGGGGSGYGRREQSHGSLLVRNIPLDCRPEELRIPFERFGLVRDVYIPKDYYTGQPRGFAFVQFVDSYDASEAQRRMNGKIFAGREISVVVAAETRKRPEEMRHKSRARGPSGYGGRSSYYGRSRSRSPSRMRSPHHPSSSRGRYRSRRRGNYSVSPGRRHEEQPRSPVGPPQERDGDYSHRSYSPGYENADGNGYGEKSAIEPENSRAAWRRSPCRSSRSPGRYSRSPSGSRSRSADLHVGIADK; from the exons ATGAGGAGATACAGTCCCCAATACCATAGTCCTCCAAGGAGAGGCTATGGTGGTAGAGAAAGAGATTTTCCTAGAAGGGGATACGGCGGTGGTGGCAGCGGTTATGGCAGGAGGGAACAGAGTCATGGAAGTCTTTTGGTTAGAAACATTCCTTTGGATTGCAG ACCCGAAGAACTTCGAATCCCTTTCGAGAGATTTGGGCTCGTTAGGGATGTTTATATCCCTAAAGACTACTACACAGG ACAACCTCGAGGGTTTGCATTTGTGCAGTTTGTGGATTCTTATGATGCTTCTGAAGCTCAACGTCGCATGAATGGGAAAATATTTGCTGGGAGAGAGATATCGGTGGTTGTGGCTGCAGAGACAAGGAAAAGGCCTGAGGAAATGCGCCATAAATCTAGGGCTAG AGGACCATCAGGCTATGGGGGACGATCATCTTACTATG GGCGTTCTCGGTCTCGTTCACCATCCCGTATGCGTTCTCCTCACCATCCTTCGAGTTCTAGAGGCCGCTACCGTTCGAG ACGACGAGGAAACTATTCTGTTTCACCAGGTAGACGGCATGAAGAACAGCCAAGGTCTCCAGTAGGTCCTCCGCAAGAACGAGATGGTGATTACAGTCACAGATCATATTCTCCAGGATATGAAAATGCCGATGGAAATGGTTATGGCGA GAAATCCGCAATTGAGCCCGAGAACTCTCGGGCTGCATGGAGGCGATCTCCATGTAGATCATCAAGGTCTCCAGGTAGATATTCAAGGTCTCCTTCTGGGTCTAGATCGAGATCTGCTGACCTTCACGTAGGCATAGCAGACAAGTAG
- the LOC107934401 gene encoding 16 kDa phloem protein 1 encodes MAVGILEVFLVSAKGLQDSDFLGDMDPYVIIQYKGQERKSSAARGDGSSPSWNEKFTFKVEYPGSGGDYKLLIKIMDKDTFSSDDFVGQATIFVKDLLAVGADEGSAELHPTKHSVVNAEQRYCGEIVVGLTFTKKEENDEEEYGGWRESDY; translated from the exons ATGGCAGTTGGAATATTGGAAGTGTTCTTGGTTAGTGCAAAAGGCCTTCAAGACTCAGATTTTCTGG GTGATATGGATCCATATGTTATAATTCAATACAAAGGTCAAGAACGCAAAAGCAGTGCGGCCAGAG GTGATGGATCTAGTCCATCATGGAATGAAAAATTCACATTCAAGGTGGAGTATCCAGGGTCTGGTGGTGACTACAAGCTACTTATTAAAATCATGGACAAAGACACCTTCTCTTCTGATGACTTTGTAGGCCAAGCCAC CATATTTGTGAAGGATTTGTTGGCAGTTGGAGCAGATGAAGGAAGTGCTGAACTACATCCTACTAAACATAGTGTAGTTAATGCTGAACAACGTTATTGTGGAGAAATTGTAGTTGGTCTTACTTTCACCAAAAAg gaggaaaatgatgaagaagagTATGGAGGTTGGAGGGAAAGCGA